The Lemur catta isolate mLemCat1 chromosome 6, mLemCat1.pri, whole genome shotgun sequence sequence aaaaagaaaatgaaaatacaacattcCAAAACTTAATTGGATTCAGAGAATGCAATGCTACATCTGTATTTTCACAGATGGCagggttttcttcttttccatgaCTGAATAgtgttcctgtgtgtgtgtttgcatgcatacatatattacattttctttattcattcatctctggaaacatgttgttttcatgtcttgcCCATTGTAAATAATGATGTAATGAACACGGGGGTACAGTTACCTCTTCaagatacttattttatttcctttggatatgtacccagaatTAGGATTGATGGactgtatggtagttctatttttaatttttagagaaacctctgaaatattttccataaaagcTGTAccgatttacattcccaccaacaatgtacaagagttcccttttcttcacagtcttgccaacacttattatctcgcatctttttgatgatagccattctaacaggtatgcggtgatatctcagtgtggtttttattttcatttccctaatgattagtgaggTTGAGAACCTTTTCATATGCCCAGTGTCCACTTGTaggtcttctttggaaaaatatctatttaggttttctgcccatttttaattatttttcttttctattgagtcattggtatttttaatatcatttggacattaaccccttatcagGTATATGGTTTAtaaatagtttctcccattccatgtgttgctttttcattttgttgattgattgctttgtgcagaagctttttagtttgatgtagtcccacttgtttatttttgcttttgttgtcagtgcttttgttgtcatatccaaaaaatcattgctaagATCAATGagttttttcctatgtttgtttgtagaagttttatggtttcaggtcttacatttgagtcttttatatatggtgtaagataagagtccaatttcattcttttgtatgttgATATACAGTTTTACGAACAACATTTGTTGAAGACACTTTCCCTTTCCCATTGTGTATGCTTGGCACCCTTATAAAAGTTTAGTTGACCATATATATGTGGTATTTTCTGGGCTCTCTAatctgttccattgttctgtgtgtctgttttatatttcagtaccatattgttttggttactatagctctgtaatatagtttgaaataatGACATATggtacctccagctttgttcttctttctcattgGTTTGCctgttctgggtcttttgtggtttcctaCCAATTTTAGGAttgatttttcctatttctgtgaaaaatgctgttggaattttggtagggattgcattgaatttatagttcAATTTAGGTaatatggaaattttaataatattaattctttcaatcatGAACATGagacatctttccatttatttatgatttcttcaatttcttttatgaatagttttcagtgattttaaaacttatttggGAAATATTCATAACAAATGTCTGGAAAAACTGaatatttgtcttcttattttaaatatttatgaattttgcTGCTGTTTTGTGTGGTTTAGCATTAGTTAAATGTATCTGGAGCAAAGTCTCTGAAGTAATTAATACATAGTGGGGATTGCAgcattattttgttgttattaatataaattatattaatttcacctttgaataaaattttgatGGGTTGTTCctttactatatattttctttttggctttgaCATAAATACTTTCATATCTGTGTCCACTAggaattttttcctattttttgtttacAATTAATGGGCAAATGGTAATATAATTTGAGatcatttaagtatttttctcaTCTGACCTGTTTAAAAGATAACATGATACAGTATGTCTCAAAATTTCCAAATCCAGTATCTTTTTGTTTCTCATCTTGTActagtatttttttatattattgattcATTGTAGGAGGATTTTACACAGGGAACATGCATATATGTTATGGAAGTTTTGTATATTACAAAGTCAATcattgttttgactattttataGTCTGCAACTATTATAAGAACATCTACTTAAATGAATGGTTTATGTATCTAAAGTTTAGaataagataatattaaaatcttagaaatattttggaGGCACAGCTCTTAGatggtcattttttaaataattcctttcatagttaaaatatatattcaggtTGTTTtctgctctataaatattttctaatgtatttttaaacaaattcaaaagtatatttttatataattgcaCATAATACCATTATTACTTTAGTATCACAcaattatacaattttattatgttttcttagTATTAGGAATATCACAAccttataaattttatgttccaGTCTCATGTCTTATATGACAGTACaattgctaaatttttttttaagtaattagtTTATGTATCAaccttgatattttatttttgattaattttctttttttttgtttttcctcaaattgaaattttatttcctaattttcagGGTTTTGAAtttcacattaattttaaatatttttttgtgctTATTAAATATTGTGCACTACTTGTGATTATTTGAAAACTGTTAAGATGTGTGATTTGCTTTGAAGTGTCCTTATGTATTTGGGCATTAATAAACTTGTGTTTTCTGATCATTATGTGCATGTTAAATAGTTGTGTATAAATCCTGCATTAATTTTCAGTAATTTCATGGATTGCATTTTTATGATCTCCCACCTCTGTCTATTTGATGGTGTAATTTTATGATAATATGGTGTTATCAAATATAAAGTCACTGCATTTAGTGTAAAAGCAGTCATTTCTAGTAACACTGCATATAGCACTTCATTGGAGGAGATCTCCTTCCCCAACAGCTCTAGCGCCTcacacttcctttttctgtttgtaCAGGAAATGTATAATCTGAAAAGATGTAGATAAATATTTCTGATGGAGCAGAGATGGCATAAAAGGAACCTGGACAGTTTGAAATAGTCCATTTTCACAGAATAACATTGTTTCTCAGCTACTTTTTCTCTGTACAGATTCTGAATATCTGATTCAATAGACTAAGGGAAGAAGAGTAAGGGAGAGACAGAGTCCTTTCTTCAAAATAATCACAAAGCACAGTTTTCTAAGCTTTGAAATTAGATGCCATCTTTTTCATTAACTGTAGGTTGCTGTAAATTTTCATTAGAATCATTTATTTTCAGGTAGAATTTGAATAGGCTATCTATACTTATTTGATCGTTGTACCTCACAGTCTTGATATGTTTGATGCTTGAAATAGATGaacataaaatgggaaaattacagAACAATAGAAGATTAAgaatataggaaaatattaatacatttgcatacacaaaaaataaaaaataacttttttaatgaCTGTGAAATTTTTGAGCAAGCTATTTAATTTGAATTCTAGTCATCACTGGCCTTTCtatactgtatttcctttttttaaaatagcatttatcaGTTACTAAAGTACTAGGTAATTTACTATTATGTGACTGCTTAATGTGTCTATCTTATTATTAGAGGTAAGTTTTACAAGGATGTAAACCTTTATATTgttcattcctttgtgtatatcTATCACCTAGAATAatgatttgtatttatttgtggtTTGTTTGTGGTTTCAGCTACAGATTTCACCATCATTAGTACTTCTGTGATGATAACATTTTTTTGGTGCATTCCTTAAGGGCCTGTTTTACCTGCTGGTTCCTTAATGTGTAAATAAAGGGATTCAGCATGGGAGCAACAGAGGTATTAAGTACTGCTACACCTTTGCTCAGAGCCACACCTTCTTTTGCAGATGtttttacatacataaaaatgcaaCTCCCATAAGAAATGGAAACCACAATCATATGGGAGGAACAGGTGGAAAAGGCTTTTTTCCGTTGTTGGGCAGATGGGATCTTCAGAATTGTTCTAAGGATGAGTGTATAGGAGAGAATCACCAAGGCCAAAGTTACCATGAGTGTGAATACTGCTAAGAAAAATGCCATAAGCTCTAGAAACTCTGTGTCTGTGCAAGCAATTAGCAGAATAGGAGAAGAGTCACAGGTGAAATGGTCAATAATGTTGGAGTCACAGAAATCCAGTTGGAGGCCCATAATCACTGGgggaaaaataatgagaaaaccaGCCAGCCAGGAGCTGATAACAAGCCGTTTGCAGACTTTGCTACTCATGACTGTTGTATAACGTAGAGGTTTGCAGATAGCCACATAACGATCATAGGACATGACagccagaagaaaaaattctgttgATCCtaggaggattaaaaaaaatacttgtgcCATGCAAGCATTATAGGAAATGGTTGTGGCTCCTGTAGCAATGCTGATCAGAAATCTAGGAATGCAGACTGTTGTAAATGAAATTTCTAAGAAAGAGAAATTCCTAAGGAAGAAATACATGGGAGTTTTCAAATGAACATTTGACAGTGTTAACAAAATGATGGTCATGTTTCCACTTACACTCAATAAGTATGTGATCAACATAAAGGAGAATATCACAACTTGTAACTCTGGATCGTCAGTGAGTCCCAGAAGAATGAACTCTCTAATTGATGTCTTATTTGGCATGGCTAAGCTCTGAATTCTGATAGGTCTGTAGATAAAAAGTGAATGTCAACTCATAATATGATTTCAAATACACTTGCAGTGTTCTCACTCTGCATGAATAACCTTAACAGGTGCTTTCAGCAAGAAGTGGCAAAACAACCATACATCAGAATTGCAAGCTCATATCAGATTTAATTTAGTATTGAAAAGATTAATatgatttattacttttaaaaaacagattttaatttcAGCTTTGATAATTCCTTGgtatatatttttgattatttaattaacACACAGAAAGGTTTTTTTCCAGTTACGAAATGGTAGCCATAATAAATGTTTAGCTTACTTCATTGTGCTTGTGGAAGATTAAACAAGTTCTGAAAATGCactgtaattttgaaaatgtaatgaCCATAAAATTCAAATGGTAATTTTCTCATTAGAAAACTGACTTTTGAGTTATAATTCaatctttttgtaaattattcCTGATTTCTGTTCatagcaaaaaattaaacataaaatatgtatttatgagAAATTCATTGAAATCCATCCCTTCTTGCTGTTAtgcaaaatttaccatcttagctCTTCTCTGAAGTTGACATAAATACAATGTCAGtccttattaataaaaaattagtaaatgatCATAGTATACAAGTTTTAACTGGACTTCTCAAATATAGTCAAtcatataaataatgaaataaatcagaTTACTCACATTAAGACTAGatatattatttcagaaaattattgcATGAGAACCTTTATCAAGtatgtttgaaaataataatcTGATAACTTTCTTGGTTTTCAAAAATgtgataaggaaaagaaatatattagaaaGAAGATAATAGCAACAATGATAGCAATAATGTAATCATAtagcataaaatataataaatgttttctccttcttcttcttctcctccgcctcctctttctcctctatttttttttcttcctattataGAAAAGATCTATATAGCCTTTACCCTATGCCCAATCCTCAGGGTAGGCTATATTAAGagtctcattttgcagatgaggagattGATGTACAAATgggttatgtaacttgcccaaggtcacatcaGTACCATATGGAGGTAGGGTGACACCCATGTTCATCTTTTACTGCACCACTTCCAGTGTTTAATACAGATTGAGGTTCAATTATATTTGATAAGTAAAAGGGTGAATTAATGATTGAATAATTTATGTGCCACCCTGATTAGGACTGGTATCAAGATTCAAAA is a genomic window containing:
- the LOC123639701 gene encoding olfactory receptor 6C65 isoform X2 gives rise to the protein MPNKTSIREFILLGLTDDPELQVVIFSFMLITYLLSVSGNMTIILLTLSNVHLKTPMYFFLRNFSFLEISFTTVCIPRFLISIATGATTISYNACMAQVFFLILLGSTEFFLLAVMSYDRYVAICKPLRYTTVMSSKVCKRLVISSWLAGFLIIFPPVIMGLQLDFCDSNIIDHFTCDSSPILLIACTDTEFLELMAFFLAVFTLMVTLALVILSYTLILRTILKIPSAQQRKKAFSTCSSHMIVVSISYGSCIFMYVKTSAKEGVALSKGVAVLNTSVAPMLNPFIYTLRNQQVKQALKECTKKMKNKKKEN
- the LOC123639701 gene encoding olfactory receptor 6C65 isoform X1, producing the protein MPNKTSIREFILLGLTDDPELQVVIFSFMLITYLLSVSGNMTIILLTLSNVHLKTPMYFFLRNFSFLEISFTTVCIPRFLISIATGATTISYNACMAQVFFLILLGSTEFFLLAVMSYDRYVAICKPLRYTTVMSSKVCKRLVISSWLAGFLIIFPPVIMGLQLDFCDSNIIDHFTCDSSPILLIACTDTEFLELMAFFLAVFTLMVTLALVILSYTLILRTILKIPSAQQRKKAFSTCSSHMIVVSISYGSCIFMYVKTSAKEGVALSKGVAVLNTSVAPMLNPFIYTLRNQQVKQALKECTKKMLSSQKY